The Streptomyces sp. Je 1-332 genome has a window encoding:
- the hpt gene encoding hypoxanthine phosphoribosyltransferase, producing MRVDAKDMGTDLQSVLITKEEIDAKLAELAAKIDAEYAGKDLLIVGVLKGAVMVMADLARALSTPLTMDWMAVSSYGAGTQSSGVVRILKDLDTDIKGKHVLIVEDIIDSGLTLSWLLSNLGSREPASLKVCTLLRKPEAAKVAIDVEWVGFDIPNEFVIGYGLDYAEKYRNLPFVGTLAPHVYGG from the coding sequence ATGCGGGTGGACGCGAAAGACATGGGCACCGACCTTCAGTCGGTGCTCATCACCAAGGAAGAGATCGACGCGAAGCTGGCCGAGCTGGCCGCGAAGATCGACGCGGAGTACGCGGGCAAGGACCTGCTGATCGTCGGTGTGCTCAAGGGCGCGGTGATGGTCATGGCGGACCTGGCGCGTGCGCTGTCCACCCCGCTCACCATGGACTGGATGGCCGTGTCGTCGTACGGCGCGGGCACCCAGTCCTCCGGTGTCGTGCGGATCCTCAAGGACCTGGACACCGACATCAAGGGCAAGCACGTCCTGATCGTCGAAGACATCATCGACTCCGGTCTGACGCTGTCCTGGCTGCTCTCCAACCTCGGCTCGCGCGAGCCCGCGTCGCTGAAGGTGTGCACGCTGCTGCGCAAGCCCGAGGCCGCCAAGGTCGCGATCGACGTGGAGTGGGTCGGCTTCGACATCCCGAACGAGTTCGTCATCGGGTACGGCCTGGACTACGCGGAGAAGTACCGCAACCTGCCGTTCGTCGGCACCCTCGCACCGCACGTCTACGGCGGCTGA
- a CDS encoding glutamate decarboxylase has protein sequence MPLHRSEDPEADSKGRSLAVNPFYGAADPVSGMTEAPPKHRLPDGPLPPTTAYQLVHDELMLDGNSRLNLATFVTTWMEPQAGVLMAECRDKNMIDKDEYPHTAELERRCVAMLADLWHAPDPGAAVGCSTTGSSEACMLAGMALKRRWANDERNRDRYPSPTARPNLVMGVNVQVCWDKFCNFWEVEPRLVPMEGDRFHLDPAAAAELCDENTIGVVAVLGSTFDGSYEPVAELCTALDALQERTGLDIPVHVDGASGAMVAPFLDEDLEWDFRLPRVASINTSGHKYGLVYPGVGWALWRDADALPEELVFRVNYLGGDMPTFALNFSRPGAQVAAQYYTFLRLGREGYRAVQQTARDVARGLADRVEALGDFRLITRGDQLPVFAFTTRDDVTAYDVFDVSRRLRERGWLVPAYTFPANREDLAVLRVVCRNGFTADLAELFMADLSSLVPELREQPRPFTKDRDAATSFHH, from the coding sequence GTGCCGCTCCACCGCAGCGAGGACCCGGAAGCCGACTCCAAGGGGCGCAGCCTCGCGGTGAACCCCTTCTACGGAGCGGCCGACCCGGTCAGCGGCATGACCGAGGCCCCGCCCAAGCACCGCCTGCCCGACGGGCCGCTGCCGCCCACGACGGCGTACCAGCTGGTGCACGACGAGCTGATGCTTGACGGCAACTCACGGCTCAACCTCGCCACCTTCGTCACCACCTGGATGGAACCGCAGGCCGGCGTCCTCATGGCGGAGTGCCGGGACAAGAACATGATCGACAAGGACGAGTACCCGCACACCGCCGAGCTGGAGCGGCGCTGCGTGGCCATGCTCGCCGATCTGTGGCACGCGCCGGACCCGGGGGCCGCCGTCGGCTGCTCGACGACCGGGTCGAGCGAGGCGTGCATGCTCGCCGGGATGGCGCTCAAGCGCCGCTGGGCCAACGACGAACGCAACCGCGACCGCTATCCGTCACCCACCGCCCGCCCGAACCTCGTCATGGGCGTCAACGTCCAGGTCTGCTGGGACAAGTTCTGCAACTTCTGGGAGGTCGAACCGCGCCTGGTGCCCATGGAGGGCGACCGGTTCCACCTCGACCCGGCGGCCGCCGCCGAGCTCTGCGACGAGAACACGATCGGCGTCGTGGCCGTGCTCGGCTCCACCTTCGACGGGTCGTACGAGCCCGTGGCCGAGCTCTGCACGGCCCTGGACGCCCTCCAGGAGCGCACGGGGCTCGACATCCCCGTGCACGTCGACGGCGCGTCCGGCGCGATGGTGGCGCCCTTCCTCGACGAGGACCTGGAGTGGGACTTCCGGCTGCCGAGAGTCGCCTCGATCAACACCTCGGGCCACAAGTACGGCCTCGTCTACCCGGGCGTCGGCTGGGCGCTGTGGCGGGACGCGGACGCGCTGCCGGAGGAGCTGGTCTTCCGGGTGAACTACCTCGGCGGTGACATGCCGACGTTCGCGCTGAACTTCTCCCGGCCGGGCGCGCAGGTCGCCGCGCAGTACTACACGTTCCTGCGCCTGGGCCGCGAGGGTTACCGCGCCGTCCAGCAGACGGCCAGGGACGTCGCCCGTGGCCTCGCGGACCGCGTCGAGGCGCTCGGCGACTTCAGGCTGATCACCCGCGGGGACCAGCTGCCGGTCTTCGCCTTCACGACACGGGACGACGTGACGGCGTACGACGTCTTCGACGTGTCCCGGCGGCTTCGCGAGCGCGGCTGGCTGGTCCCCGCGTACACCTTCCCCGCCAACCGCGAGGATCTGGCGGTCCTCCGCGTGGTCTGCCGCAACGGCTTCACGGCCGACCTCGCGGAGCTCTTCATGGCGGATCTGAGCAGCCTGGTGCCCGAACTCCGTGAGCAGCCGCGCCCGTTCACCAAGGACCGGGACGCGGCGACGAGCTTCCACCACTAG
- a CDS encoding threonine/serine exporter family protein, with the protein MPQPPAPEDESQTTSEFALPNGLANPSSTTQETEKSAFTTPNTYSSRNAPPAFTPPHGIPLVKLTKETPWQDQMRTMLRMPVAERPTPEATQKHEDETGPAVPRVLDLTLRIGELLLAGGEGAEDVEAAMFAVCRSYGLDRCEPTVTFTLLSISHQPSLVDDPITASRTVRRRGTDYTRLAAVFQLVDDISDTDIEITLEEAYRRLAAIRRNRHPYPGWALTAASGLLAGSASVLVGGGALVFLIAAVGAMLGDRLAWLCAGRGLPEFYQFVGAAMPPAAMGVTLSVLHSQEVNASAVITGGLFALIPGRALVAGVQDGLTGYYITAAARLLEVCYLVVGIVCGVLLVLSLGVMLDATSLKAETAFVATDSRPVIQILASMALSLAFAILLQQERHTVLIVTLNGGIAWVMFGALAQTSLELSPVAATAVAAGLVGLFGQLFSRYRFASSLPYVTAAIGPLLPGSATYFGLLALAQNDMNTGINSLTKAAATALAIAIGVNLGSEVSRMILKIPGATTAANRRAAKRTRGF; encoded by the coding sequence ATGCCGCAGCCACCGGCACCCGAGGACGAGTCGCAGACGACCTCCGAGTTCGCGCTCCCGAACGGTCTGGCCAATCCCTCGTCGACCACGCAGGAGACCGAGAAGTCGGCGTTCACCACGCCGAACACCTACAGCTCCCGCAACGCGCCACCCGCGTTCACGCCTCCGCACGGCATCCCCCTGGTGAAGCTCACCAAGGAGACGCCCTGGCAGGACCAGATGCGCACGATGCTGCGCATGCCGGTCGCCGAGCGGCCCACTCCGGAGGCCACGCAGAAGCACGAGGACGAGACCGGGCCCGCGGTGCCGCGCGTGCTCGACCTGACGCTGCGTATCGGCGAGCTGCTCCTCGCGGGCGGTGAGGGCGCCGAGGACGTGGAGGCGGCGATGTTCGCCGTCTGCCGCAGTTACGGCCTCGACCGCTGCGAGCCGACCGTCACGTTCACGCTGCTCTCGATCTCGCACCAGCCGTCCCTGGTCGACGACCCGATCACGGCCTCCAGGACGGTGCGCCGAAGGGGCACCGACTACACCCGTCTCGCGGCCGTCTTCCAGCTGGTGGACGACATCAGCGACACGGACATCGAGATCACCCTGGAGGAGGCCTACCGCCGCCTCGCGGCGATACGCCGTAACCGCCACCCCTACCCCGGCTGGGCGCTCACCGCGGCCAGCGGGCTGCTCGCGGGCTCGGCGTCCGTGCTCGTCGGCGGTGGCGCCCTGGTCTTCCTGATCGCGGCGGTCGGCGCGATGCTCGGCGACCGTCTGGCCTGGCTCTGCGCGGGCCGCGGGCTTCCGGAGTTCTACCAGTTCGTGGGGGCCGCGATGCCGCCCGCCGCGATGGGCGTCACGCTCAGCGTCCTGCACTCCCAGGAGGTCAACGCGTCCGCGGTCATCACCGGTGGCCTCTTCGCGCTGATCCCGGGAAGGGCCCTGGTGGCAGGCGTGCAGGACGGCCTGACCGGCTACTACATCACGGCGGCCGCGCGCCTGCTCGAGGTCTGCTATCTCGTCGTGGGCATCGTCTGCGGCGTGCTGCTGGTGCTGTCGCTCGGCGTGATGCTGGACGCGACGAGCCTGAAGGCGGAGACGGCGTTCGTGGCGACCGACTCGCGCCCGGTGATCCAGATCCTGGCGTCGATGGCGCTGAGTCTCGCCTTCGCGATACTGCTCCAGCAGGAACGTCACACCGTGCTCATCGTGACCCTGAACGGCGGTATCGCCTGGGTCATGTTCGGCGCCCTGGCGCAGACGTCGCTCGAGCTGTCGCCGGTCGCCGCGACGGCCGTCGCGGCCGGGCTCGTGGGTCTGTTCGGCCAGCTCTTCTCGCGCTACCGCTTCGCCTCTTCACTGCCGTACGTCACCGCGGCGATCGGCCCGCTGCTGCCCGGCAGCGCGACGTACTTCGGCCTGCTCGCCCTGGCCCAGAACGACATGAACACGGGCATCAACTCGCTCACCAAGGCGGCGGCGACGGCGCTCGCCATCGCGATCGGCGTGAACCTCGGAAGCGAGGTCTCGCGGATGATCCTCAAGATCCCGGGCGCCACCACGGCGGCGAACCGCCGGGCGGCCAAGCGGACCCGAGGCTTCTGA
- a CDS encoding MerR family transcriptional regulator: MSYSVGRVAGFAGVTVRTLHHYDEIGLFVPSERSHTGHRRYSDGDLDRLQQILFYRELGFPLDEVAALLDDPETDLRVHLRRQHELLTARITRLQEMAAAVETAMEAKKMGINLTPEEKFEVFGDHDPEQYADEVERRWGHTEAYKESQRKAASYTKEDWQRINDEFSAVHARMADLLTQGLPADSVEAMDVAEEHRCFITRFHYTCPHELHTCLGEMYVADERFTAVYEEIRPGLAVYMRDAIVANAARNG; encoded by the coding sequence ATGAGCTACTCCGTGGGGCGGGTCGCCGGTTTCGCCGGGGTGACGGTGCGCACGCTGCACCACTACGACGAGATCGGCCTGTTCGTGCCCAGCGAGCGCAGCCACACGGGCCACCGGCGCTACAGCGACGGTGACCTGGACCGGCTGCAGCAGATCCTGTTCTACCGGGAGCTCGGCTTCCCCCTCGACGAGGTGGCGGCCCTCCTGGACGACCCGGAGACGGACCTACGGGTGCACCTGCGCCGTCAGCACGAACTGCTGACCGCGAGGATCACCAGGCTCCAGGAGATGGCCGCCGCCGTCGAGACCGCCATGGAGGCGAAGAAGATGGGCATCAACCTCACGCCCGAGGAGAAGTTCGAGGTCTTCGGGGACCACGACCCCGAGCAGTACGCGGACGAGGTCGAACGCCGCTGGGGCCACACCGAGGCCTACAAGGAGTCGCAGCGCAAGGCCGCCTCGTACACCAAGGAGGACTGGCAGCGGATCAACGACGAGTTCTCCGCGGTGCACGCGCGCATGGCGGACCTGCTCACCCAGGGTCTGCCGGCGGACTCGGTGGAGGCGATGGACGTGGCGGAGGAACACCGCTGCTTCATCACGCGCTTCCACTACACCTGCCCGCACGAGCTGCACACCTGCCTCGGCGAGATGTACGTGGCCGACGAGCGGTTCACGGCCGTCTACGAGGAGATCCGGCCGGGGCTCGCGGTCTACATGCGGGACGCGATCGTGGCGAACGCGGCGCGGAACGGCTGA
- a CDS encoding inorganic diphosphatase: protein MEFDVTIEIPKGSRNKYEVDHETGRIRLDRRLFTSTSYPADYGFVENTLGEDGDPLDALVILDEPTFPGCLIKCRAIGMFRMTDEAGGDDKLLCVPASDPRVEHLRDIHHVSEFDRLEIQHFFEVYKDLEPGKSVEGADWVGRADAEAEIEKSYKRAEAQGH from the coding sequence GTGGAGTTCGACGTCACCATCGAGATTCCGAAGGGTTCGCGGAACAAGTACGAGGTGGACCACGAGACCGGCCGGATCCGCTTGGACCGTCGCCTCTTCACGTCGACCAGCTACCCCGCGGACTACGGATTCGTCGAGAACACCCTCGGCGAGGACGGTGACCCGCTGGACGCCCTCGTCATCCTGGACGAGCCGACCTTCCCGGGCTGCCTCATCAAGTGCCGCGCGATCGGCATGTTCCGGATGACCGACGAGGCGGGCGGCGACGACAAGCTGCTCTGCGTCCCGGCGTCGGACCCCCGTGTGGAGCACCTGCGCGACATCCACCACGTCTCCGAGTTCGACCGCCTGGAGATCCAGCACTTCTTCGAGGTCTACAAGGACCTGGAGCCCGGCAAGTCCGTCGAGGGCGCCGACTGGGTCGGCCGCGCGGACGCCGAGGCCGAGATCGAGAAGTCGTACAAGCGTGCGGAGGCCCAGGGTCACTGA
- the dacB gene encoding D-alanyl-D-alanine carboxypeptidase/D-alanyl-D-alanine-endopeptidase produces the protein MSAALRIPAKRKTLQLTAGAATVGLAIAAGAVAAAGPWDSSGQRTAERDWAASQEAGGGTDHGGRTSGRAPAAPPNAPSVLKGLGVRAGSAQGGSAPAPDGKALAGVLDPLLKAKALGPERSAVVIDAGSGRRVYGKGGGEALTPASTTKIATAVAALTAAGADHRITTKTVIEPDSKEVILVGGGDPTLTARKDGPYAKSAASLRKLAKDTARALKDRGVDKVTLTYDTSLYSGEQQHPIGPNENLTLVSALMADEGRLDDSSSGPAPRSGDPAGDAAKKFAGLLEKEGIQTGAGAKEKKDPGPSKASQRAESLAKVDSPPLSALVERMLTHSDNDIAEALARQTALAAKEPASFDGAGRAIATQLKKSRLPLSGTKFADGSGLDRADRSSAELLAALLARAADPAHPELRSVVTGLPVAGFTGTLVDRYPKDSPGTGVVRAKTGTLTGVNTLAGTVVDTEGRLLVFAFMTTGTSDPKAAQAALDEMASAVAKCGCR, from the coding sequence ATCTCCGCCGCTCTCAGGATTCCTGCGAAGCGCAAGACCTTGCAGCTCACGGCGGGTGCGGCAACCGTCGGACTCGCGATCGCGGCCGGTGCCGTGGCCGCGGCAGGACCCTGGGACTCCTCCGGTCAGCGTACGGCCGAGCGGGACTGGGCGGCCTCCCAGGAGGCCGGGGGTGGCACAGATCACGGCGGTCGTACGTCCGGACGGGCGCCCGCGGCGCCTCCGAACGCCCCTTCCGTGCTCAAGGGGCTCGGGGTGCGCGCGGGCTCCGCCCAGGGCGGCTCCGCGCCCGCTCCGGACGGCAAGGCGCTCGCGGGCGTCCTCGATCCCCTCCTGAAGGCCAAGGCGCTCGGCCCCGAGCGCTCGGCGGTCGTCATCGACGCCGGCTCCGGGCGGCGGGTCTACGGCAAGGGCGGCGGTGAAGCCCTCACGCCGGCGTCCACCACCAAGATCGCGACGGCGGTCGCGGCGCTGACCGCGGCGGGGGCGGACCACCGCATCACCACGAAGACGGTCATCGAGCCGGACTCCAAGGAGGTCATCCTCGTCGGAGGCGGCGACCCGACGCTCACGGCCCGCAAGGACGGCCCGTACGCGAAGAGCGCCGCGAGCCTGCGGAAACTGGCGAAGGACACCGCGCGCGCCCTGAAGGACCGCGGCGTCGACAAGGTGACCCTGACGTACGACACCTCGCTCTACTCGGGGGAGCAGCAGCACCCCATCGGCCCGAACGAGAACCTCACGCTGGTCAGCGCCCTGATGGCCGACGAGGGCCGCCTCGACGACTCGTCCAGCGGACCCGCCCCGCGCTCGGGCGACCCGGCGGGGGACGCCGCGAAGAAGTTCGCGGGCCTCCTGGAGAAGGAGGGCATCCAGACGGGTGCGGGCGCCAAGGAGAAGAAGGACCCGGGCCCCTCCAAGGCCTCGCAGCGCGCCGAGTCCCTCGCCAAGGTCGACTCCCCGCCGCTCTCGGCGCTCGTGGAGCGGATGCTGACGCACAGCGACAACGACATCGCCGAGGCGCTGGCCCGCCAGACGGCGCTCGCCGCCAAGGAGCCGGCGAGCTTCGACGGCGCGGGCAGGGCGATCGCAACCCAGCTGAAGAAGTCGCGACTCCCGCTGTCCGGAACGAAGTTCGCCGACGGCAGCGGCCTGGACCGCGCGGACCGCAGCTCGGCGGAGCTCCTCGCCGCGCTCCTGGCCCGCGCCGCCGACCCCGCCCACCCGGAACTGCGCTCGGTGGTGACGGGCCTGCCCGTGGCGGGCTTCACGGGCACCCTGGTCGACCGCTACCCCAAGGACTCCCCGGGCACCGGCGTCGTCCGCGCCAAGACCGGCACCCTGACGGGCGTGAACACCTTGGCGGGCACGGTCGTGGACACGGAAGGCCGCCTCCTGGTCTTCGCTTTCATGACGACAGGCACGAGCGACCCCAAGGCGGCCCAGGCGGCGCTGGACGAGATGGCGTCGGCGGTGGCGAAGTGCGGTTGCCGGTAG
- the tilS gene encoding tRNA lysidine(34) synthetase TilS, translated as MGPHPAVAAIRLAVRRVLHDVLTDVQRTDDAHRAAPQRPDAQRSPEHVPPGSAHAQPPRELATPPLVLVACSGGADSMALASALAFEAPKLGIRAGGVTVDHGLQDGSDLRAAEVVSRLTALGLDPIESVAVDVGRDGGPEAAARDARYGALDAVAERHGAAAILLGHTRDDQAETVLLGLARGSGIRSLSGMAAVSGGPGADRRYRRPFLHIDRQTARKACMVQSLPVWDDPHNTDPAYTRSRLRHEGLPALEKALGKGVVEALARTAQLSRDDADALDHWAAQAEASVRDAAGLLECAKLYALPPAVRRRIVRRAAIEAGAPAGALFARHLEEVDRLITGWRGQGAINLPGKVVAQRQGGRLVIRQGC; from the coding sequence ATGGGTCCCCATCCTGCGGTCGCGGCGATACGCCTGGCGGTCCGCCGCGTACTCCACGACGTACTGACCGACGTACAGCGCACCGACGACGCCCACCGCGCCGCTCCACAGCGCCCCGACGCACAGCGCAGCCCCGAGCACGTCCCCCCAGGTTCCGCTCACGCCCAGCCTCCACGCGAGCTGGCCACGCCGCCACTCGTGCTGGTCGCCTGCTCCGGCGGCGCCGACTCCATGGCGCTCGCCTCCGCGCTCGCCTTCGAGGCCCCCAAGCTCGGCATCCGCGCCGGCGGCGTCACCGTCGACCACGGACTGCAGGACGGGTCCGACCTGCGCGCCGCCGAAGTCGTCTCGCGGCTCACCGCACTCGGCCTGGACCCGATCGAGTCCGTCGCCGTCGACGTCGGCAGGGACGGCGGCCCCGAGGCCGCTGCCCGCGACGCGAGGTACGGCGCGCTCGACGCCGTGGCGGAGCGCCACGGCGCCGCCGCGATCCTGCTCGGCCACACCCGCGACGACCAGGCGGAGACCGTCCTGCTGGGGCTCGCCCGCGGCTCCGGCATCCGCTCCCTGTCCGGGATGGCGGCCGTCTCCGGCGGCCCGGGCGCCGACCGGCGCTACCGCCGCCCCTTCCTGCACATCGACCGGCAGACGGCCCGCAAGGCCTGCATGGTCCAGTCGCTCCCCGTCTGGGACGACCCGCACAACACCGACCCCGCCTACACCCGCTCGCGGCTGCGGCACGAAGGCCTGCCCGCCCTGGAGAAGGCGCTCGGCAAAGGCGTCGTGGAAGCACTCGCCCGTACGGCCCAGTTGTCCCGGGATGACGCCGACGCCCTGGACCACTGGGCCGCGCAGGCGGAAGCCTCCGTGCGCGACGCCGCAGGCCTCCTGGAGTGCGCCAAGCTCTACGCCCTGCCGCCCGCCGTGCGCCGCCGCATCGTGCGCCGCGCCGCCATCGAGGCGGGCGCCCCAGCAGGTGCGCTGTTCGCCCGGCATCTCGAAGAAGTCGACCGGCTGATCACGGGCTGGCGCGGCCAGGGAGCCATCAATCTCCCGGGCAAAGTCGTCGCCCAGCGCCAGGGTGGCAGACTGGTGATCCGGCAAGGCTGTTGA
- a CDS encoding zinc-dependent metalloprotease: MTSIGGAEMVDWNLAVATATRLVRPGPEVSRDEARAIVAELRKHAKSSEEHVRSFTRMGTEDIHDTPVLVVDRAGWIRANVAGFREILKPLLDKMQDRRSGGPGGAVLGAVGGKVTGVELGMLLSFLASRVLGQYETFAPATRDLPAGQHGGGRLLLVAPNIVHVERELDVDPHDFRLWVCLHEETHRTQFSAVPWLRDHLEGEIQSFLSETEVDPMTVLERIREAAQSLAGGRPEGEEDDGGRSIVELVQTPAQREILARLTAVMSLLEGHADFVMDGVGPDVVPSVGEIREKFQQRRARGASRLDQALRKLLGLDAKLRQYRDGERFVRAVVDEVGMDGFNRVWTSPNTLPTKSEIAKPADWVARVHRKGE, translated from the coding sequence ATGACGAGCATCGGTGGTGCGGAGATGGTCGACTGGAATCTCGCGGTGGCGACCGCGACCCGGCTCGTGCGGCCGGGTCCAGAAGTGAGCCGGGACGAGGCGCGTGCCATCGTCGCCGAGCTCCGGAAACATGCGAAGTCCTCGGAGGAGCACGTCCGTTCCTTCACCCGGATGGGCACGGAGGACATTCACGACACCCCGGTGCTCGTCGTCGACCGCGCCGGGTGGATCCGGGCGAACGTCGCCGGGTTCCGGGAGATCCTCAAGCCCCTCCTGGACAAGATGCAGGACCGCCGCTCCGGCGGCCCCGGCGGTGCCGTGCTCGGCGCGGTCGGCGGCAAGGTCACCGGCGTGGAGCTGGGGATGCTGCTCTCCTTCCTCGCCTCACGCGTCCTCGGGCAGTACGAGACCTTCGCCCCGGCCACCCGCGACCTCCCCGCGGGCCAGCACGGCGGCGGCAGGCTCCTCCTGGTGGCTCCGAACATCGTGCACGTCGAGCGCGAACTCGACGTGGACCCCCATGACTTCAGGCTCTGGGTGTGCCTGCACGAGGAGACGCACCGCACCCAGTTCTCCGCCGTGCCCTGGCTGCGGGACCACCTGGAGGGGGAGATCCAGTCATTCCTCTCCGAGACCGAAGTCGACCCGATGACGGTCCTCGAGCGCATCAGGGAAGCCGCCCAGTCCCTCGCCGGCGGCCGTCCCGAGGGCGAGGAGGACGACGGGGGCCGCTCCATCGTGGAGCTGGTCCAGACCCCCGCCCAGCGCGAGATCCTCGCCCGCCTCACGGCCGTCATGTCACTCCTCGAGGGGCACGCCGACTTCGTGATGGACGGCGTCGGCCCGGACGTGGTGCCCTCCGTCGGCGAGATCCGGGAGAAGTTCCAGCAGCGCAGGGCCCGCGGGGCGAGCCGCCTCGACCAGGCGCTGCGCAAGCTGCTCGGCCTCGACGCGAAATTGCGCCAATACCGCGACGGTGAGCGTTTCGTGCGCGCGGTCGTGGACGAGGTCGGAATGGACGGCTTCAACCGGGTGTGGACTTCGCCGAACACGCTGCCCACCAAGTCGGAGATCGCCAAACCGGCGGACTGGGTCGCGCGGGTGCACCGTAAGGGAGAGTGA
- a CDS encoding YbjQ family protein, whose product MGIEDFGGGIDPHSDVLVVTTNDVPGYRVQQVIGEVFGLTVRSRHLGSQIGAGLKSMIGGELKGLTKTLVETRNQAMERLIEQARARGANAVLMMRFDVAEAADVGTEVCAYGTAAVIVQES is encoded by the coding sequence ATGGGTATCGAAGATTTCGGCGGCGGCATCGATCCGCACTCCGACGTACTGGTCGTGACGACGAACGACGTACCGGGCTACCGCGTACAACAGGTTATCGGTGAGGTCTTCGGCCTCACCGTGCGCTCCCGGCACTTGGGCAGCCAGATCGGCGCCGGCCTCAAGTCCATGATCGGTGGCGAGCTGAAGGGTCTGACGAAAACGCTGGTGGAGACCCGGAACCAAGCGATGGAGCGGCTCATCGAGCAGGCACGCGCGCGGGGTGCCAACGCGGTCCTGATGATGCGCTTCGACGTCGCCGAGGCCGCGGACGTCGGCACTGAGGTGTGCGCCTACGGCACGGCGGCCGTGATCGTCCAGGAGTCATGA